A genomic window from Caballeronia sp. SBC1 includes:
- the rlmN gene encoding 23S rRNA (adenine(2503)-C(2))-methyltransferase RlmN: MTAATVNLLDLDAAGLVAYCDSLGEKPFRAKQLQRWIHQFGVDDFDGMTDLAKSLREKLKGRASLDMPAIVRDHVSTDGTRKWLIDVGNSNAVETVYIPEENRGTLCVSSQAGCAVNCRFCSTGKQGFSRNLSTGEIIGQLRMAEFALRASKSGTFGAPNSGKADRVVTNVVMMGMGEPLLNYDAVVPAMRLMLDDNAYGLSRRRVTLSTSGVVPMMDRLGADLPVALAVSLHAPIDSLRDMLVPLNKKYPLRELMAACQRYLKVAPRDFVTFEYCMLDGVNDSEAHARELVALTRDVPCKFNLIPFNPFPESGLTRSSNEQIKRFAQVLMDAGVVTTVRKTRGDDIDAACGQLAGAVQDRTRLAQRMGKPAKVIEVRAV, encoded by the coding sequence ATGACAGCTGCAACAGTCAACCTTCTCGACCTCGATGCCGCCGGGCTCGTCGCTTATTGCGACAGCCTGGGCGAGAAGCCGTTTCGCGCCAAGCAATTGCAACGCTGGATTCACCAGTTCGGTGTCGACGACTTCGACGGCATGACGGACCTGGCTAAATCGCTGCGTGAAAAATTGAAAGGGCGGGCAAGCCTGGATATGCCCGCTATCGTCCGCGATCACGTGTCCACCGACGGCACACGCAAGTGGCTGATCGACGTGGGCAACAGCAACGCGGTCGAAACTGTCTACATTCCGGAAGAAAATCGCGGCACGCTCTGCGTTTCGTCGCAAGCGGGCTGCGCTGTGAATTGCCGGTTTTGCTCCACCGGCAAGCAGGGATTTTCGCGCAATCTGAGCACGGGCGAGATCATCGGCCAGTTGCGCATGGCAGAGTTTGCATTGCGGGCTTCCAAAAGCGGCACTTTCGGCGCGCCGAATAGCGGCAAGGCTGACCGCGTGGTGACCAACGTCGTGATGATGGGCATGGGCGAGCCCCTGCTCAATTACGACGCTGTTGTGCCGGCCATGCGGCTGATGCTCGACGACAACGCTTACGGGCTGTCGCGTCGCCGCGTGACGTTGTCCACCTCGGGCGTCGTGCCCATGATGGACCGCCTCGGCGCGGATTTGCCCGTCGCGCTGGCCGTGTCGCTGCATGCGCCAATTGATTCGCTTCGCGACATGCTGGTGCCGTTGAACAAGAAATATCCGCTGCGTGAATTGATGGCCGCGTGCCAGCGCTATCTAAAGGTTGCGCCGCGCGATTTCGTCACATTCGAATATTGCATGCTCGACGGTGTGAACGACAGCGAAGCGCACGCGCGGGAGCTGGTTGCGCTTACGCGTGATGTGCCGTGCAAATTCAACCTGATTCCGTTCAATCCGTTCCCCGAGTCCGGTTTGACGCGCTCGAGCAATGAACAGATCAAGCGGTTCGCGCAGGTGCTGATGGACGCGGGCGTCGTGACAACGGTGCGCAAGACGCGCGGCGACGACATCGACGCGGCATGCGGTCAGCTGGCCGGCGCGGTTCAGGATCGCACCCGGCTGGCTCAGCGCATGGGGAAGCCGGCGAAGGTCATCGAGGTTCGCGCTGTCTGA
- a CDS encoding RodZ domain-containing protein has translation MSEPQHPTPFGAHKGGQSGSQAGALPGSQPENAASAANTAPGGIQQAASLDSVAAVGARLTQLREAKNWSLDDVSARLKVSPQKLRALESGDLSLFPDRNFAAGIVRSYAKIMGADPTPFTAALRHVNGPVEQNLSLPASSGAGLPRGRVSVPLGGSPRRRSWLWGVAAVIVAVIALAMWHTGGDSAAWFARLKASANGATQATNSETSASSSVAATDEATANTGSVASGDAATETPAQAGTQAGGQPMPSPLGTNALPASSSTITAVQGAAAHAQSASAPVTAPLANAVKPTPSAQAAATASATASVGAGANELELKVASDSWFSVRQKDGKEVFSGLVKAGSVQRVAGDAPFKITVGNRAGLDSLMFDGQPVDPAKFGPAKGNVARFSLP, from the coding sequence ATGAGTGAGCCGCAGCACCCGACGCCTTTCGGCGCTCATAAAGGTGGCCAATCGGGCAGTCAGGCCGGGGCTTTGCCCGGAAGTCAGCCGGAGAACGCCGCGAGCGCTGCCAACACCGCGCCGGGCGGCATTCAGCAGGCAGCGAGTCTCGATTCGGTCGCCGCGGTCGGCGCGCGTCTTACGCAGCTCCGCGAAGCGAAGAACTGGTCACTGGATGACGTATCCGCGCGGCTGAAGGTATCTCCGCAGAAACTACGTGCGCTCGAGAGCGGCGATCTCAGCCTTTTCCCAGACCGAAATTTCGCGGCGGGCATTGTGCGCAGCTACGCGAAAATCATGGGTGCCGACCCAACGCCCTTCACGGCCGCGCTGCGCCACGTGAACGGTCCGGTCGAGCAGAATCTATCGTTGCCGGCATCGTCGGGTGCGGGTTTGCCGCGCGGCCGCGTGTCGGTCCCGCTGGGCGGTTCCCCGCGACGCCGGTCGTGGTTGTGGGGCGTTGCTGCTGTAATCGTTGCCGTGATTGCGCTCGCAATGTGGCATACGGGTGGGGATTCCGCCGCTTGGTTTGCGCGGCTGAAGGCCAGCGCTAACGGCGCAACCCAGGCAACGAACAGCGAAACCAGTGCGAGTTCGTCGGTGGCGGCGACCGACGAAGCAACGGCCAACACGGGTTCGGTAGCGTCGGGTGACGCCGCTACTGAAACGCCGGCTCAGGCCGGAACCCAGGCTGGTGGCCAGCCCATGCCAAGTCCGCTAGGTACGAATGCGCTTCCCGCGTCTTCATCCACTATTACGGCTGTCCAGGGCGCCGCCGCGCATGCACAAAGCGCGAGCGCGCCGGTTACGGCGCCGTTGGCGAATGCAGTGAAACCTACGCCATCGGCGCAAGCGGCTGCTACGGCGTCAGCGACTGCTTCAGTCGGCGCCGGCGCCAACGAACTTGAATTGAAGGTGGCAAGCGATAGCTGGTTCAGCGTGCGCCAGAAGGACGGCAAGGAAGTGTTTTCAGGCCTGGTCAAGGCCGGGAGCGTGCAGCGAGTGGCAGGCGACGCGCCGTTCAAGATCACGGTTGGAAATCGGGCGGGCCTCGATTCGCTGATGTTCGACGGACAACCTGTCGATCCAGCCAAGTTTGGCCCTGCGAAGGGCAACGTCGCCCGCTTTTCGCTGCCCTGA
- the ispG gene encoding flavodoxin-dependent (E)-4-hydroxy-3-methylbut-2-enyl-diphosphate synthase, which yields MQSEAQHPLIESKICSSEPVFGGSWKRRASHAVDVRWAGQLVTIGGDAPVRIQSMTNTDTADAIGTAIQVKELAQAGSELVRITVNTPEAAAAVPAVREQLDRMGVTVPLVGDFHYNGHTLLRDYPACAEALSKYRINPGNVGAGAKRDTQFAQMIEAAARYDKPVRIGVNWGSLDQDLLARMMDENAARPTPWEAQSVMYEALIQSAIGSAERAVELGLGRDKIILSCKVSGVQDLIAVYRELAKRCSFALHLGLTEAGMGSKGIVASTAALSVLLQEGIGDTIRISLTPEPGGARTGEVIVGQEILQTMGLRSFTPMVIACPGCGRTTSTLFQELASQIQTYLRNAMPVWRDQFPGVEKMHVAVMGCIVNGPGESKQANIGISLPGSGENPAAPVFIDGVKVKTLRGEHIAQDFQQIVSEYVTRTYGKRETAQAETL from the coding sequence ATGCAATCCGAAGCTCAACACCCCCTTATTGAAAGCAAGATTTGTTCGTCGGAGCCAGTCTTCGGCGGATCGTGGAAACGGCGCGCATCGCACGCCGTCGATGTCCGCTGGGCCGGCCAGCTTGTGACAATCGGTGGCGATGCCCCCGTGCGCATCCAGTCGATGACGAATACCGATACGGCCGACGCCATCGGCACGGCGATCCAGGTCAAGGAACTGGCGCAAGCGGGATCGGAACTGGTGCGGATCACCGTGAATACACCCGAGGCCGCAGCAGCCGTTCCAGCGGTACGCGAGCAGCTTGACCGGATGGGCGTGACCGTGCCGCTCGTTGGCGACTTTCATTACAACGGTCATACGCTGTTGCGCGACTATCCGGCGTGCGCCGAAGCGCTGTCGAAATACCGGATCAATCCGGGCAACGTGGGCGCAGGAGCCAAACGTGACACGCAGTTCGCCCAGATGATCGAAGCGGCTGCGCGCTACGACAAGCCGGTTCGGATCGGCGTGAACTGGGGCAGCCTCGACCAGGATCTGCTCGCGCGGATGATGGACGAGAACGCGGCCCGTCCCACCCCGTGGGAAGCGCAAAGCGTGATGTATGAAGCGCTGATTCAATCGGCGATCGGGTCAGCGGAACGCGCGGTCGAACTCGGCCTTGGGCGCGACAAGATCATCCTGTCGTGCAAGGTAAGCGGCGTGCAGGACCTGATCGCGGTGTATCGTGAACTGGCCAAGCGTTGCAGCTTCGCGCTGCATCTCGGGCTGACCGAAGCAGGTATGGGATCGAAGGGCATCGTGGCGTCCACGGCGGCGTTGTCGGTGCTGTTGCAGGAGGGAATCGGCGACACGATCCGCATCTCGCTCACGCCGGAACCCGGCGGCGCGCGGACCGGCGAAGTGATCGTCGGCCAGGAAATCCTGCAGACCATGGGCCTGCGCTCGTTCACGCCAATGGTGATTGCGTGCCCCGGCTGCGGACGCACCACCAGCACGTTGTTCCAGGAACTGGCGTCGCAGATCCAGACGTATCTGCGCAATGCAATGCCGGTGTGGCGCGATCAATTCCCTGGCGTGGAGAAAATGCACGTCGCAGTGATGGGTTGCATTGTGAATGGACCGGGTGAGTCGAAGCAGGCGAATATCGGCATCAGCTTGCCGGGGTCGGGCGAGAATCCGGCTGCACCGGTGTTTATCGATGGCGTGAAGGTCAAGACGCTGCGCGGCGAGCATATCGCCCAGGATTTCCAGCAAATCGTCAGCGAATATGTGACGCGGACCTACGGCAAGCGCGAAACCGCGCAGGCAGAAACACTTTAA